Proteins from a single region of Desulfobacter postgatei 2ac9:
- a CDS encoding YdgA family protein produces MKKLLIVLICLVVVCAAGLPVANGIIMERTIKSAVEDNNNTAAKVGTGFRMKILEYDRGLFSSRIKWSIENTDGFPGINTTQLVLLDQGTHGFFSVNSQTSLEENPWYIEWVNTHLNGKNPLSIQTRFFLSGTMGSTIHMNAFSMEDKGKVLDVHALDLEVSTGKGLETLVSRGRWEGLSQGNNFVMGAVTFTSDLYRLTEMIWTGKNTFSLEQLKANDGKSDPVDLSGLTINVETSASEDKKAITMIMDFYMNRIELGGKPLSGWSANFKLKQMDTASFEECMVLYSDMMTGSGSRLEKTAGNPGYFQKRLKDEMVRNTPQLMSALNGLLKKDLGIEITDLNIELPEGTVTGGLDLTLKKNLDLSNFFIFAMQPDMIFSFFDLDAQLSLPYALAGGIPNLTEPLFPGMATGFFVIKDDLLSLDMHVKEDKLFLNGQQVVLNQ; encoded by the coding sequence GTGAAAAAATTATTGATCGTTTTAATATGCCTGGTGGTTGTCTGTGCTGCCGGCCTGCCCGTTGCCAACGGCATTATCATGGAACGTACGATTAAATCAGCTGTTGAAGATAATAACAACACAGCGGCCAAAGTCGGGACAGGTTTTCGGATGAAAATCCTTGAATATGATCGAGGCCTGTTTTCTTCCCGTATAAAGTGGTCCATTGAGAATACCGATGGTTTCCCCGGAATCAATACAACGCAACTGGTTCTGCTTGACCAGGGGACACACGGGTTTTTCAGCGTGAATTCACAAACCAGCCTTGAAGAAAATCCCTGGTACATCGAATGGGTGAACACCCATCTAAACGGCAAAAATCCTTTGTCCATCCAGACCCGGTTTTTCCTTTCAGGCACCATGGGTTCCACAATACATATGAACGCCTTTTCCATGGAAGATAAGGGCAAAGTGCTTGATGTTCATGCACTGGATCTTGAGGTTTCCACGGGAAAGGGACTTGAAACGCTGGTGAGCCGCGGCCGGTGGGAAGGACTGTCCCAGGGCAATAACTTTGTAATGGGAGCCGTCACGTTCACATCTGATCTGTACCGGCTAACAGAGATGATATGGACCGGGAAAAATACATTTTCACTGGAGCAGTTGAAAGCCAATGACGGAAAATCAGATCCCGTAGATCTTTCAGGACTCACCATCAATGTCGAAACAAGTGCCTCCGAGGATAAAAAAGCCATCACCATGATCATGGATTTTTATATGAACCGAATTGAACTGGGGGGAAAACCTTTGTCCGGCTGGTCTGCCAACTTTAAGCTGAAACAGATGGATACGGCCTCATTTGAAGAGTGCATGGTCCTGTATTCAGATATGATGACCGGGTCAGGTTCACGCCTTGAAAAAACAGCTGGAAACCCCGGATATTTCCAGAAACGCCTGAAGGACGAAATGGTCCGGAACACACCACAACTGATGTCCGCGCTCAATGGTTTGCTTAAAAAAGATCTGGGCATTGAAATCACCGACCTGAATATCGAGTTGCCCGAGGGAACGGTGACCGGGGGGTTGGACCTCACGCTGAAAAAAAATCTGGACCTATCTAATTTTTTTATTTTTGCCATGCAGCCGGACATGATATTTTCATTTTTTGACCTGGATGCTCAACTCAGCCTGCCCTATGCTCTTGCAGGCGGTATCCCGAATCTTACAGAACCGCTGTTCCCGGGAATGGCCACCGGATTTTTCGTTATTAAAGACGACCTTTTGTCCCTTGATATGCACGTCAAGGAGGACAAACTGTTTCTCAACGGACAGCAGGTGGTACTGAATCAGTAA
- the rho gene encoding transcription termination factor Rho, with protein MEPVQGYLEIMDKGFGFLRNIEENFNPKPENPYVPNSLIRKLNLREGSFIQGYGEKKSPQNVNVALIRIETINNLPFDEFIRTPMLQEQVSINPFERYHLAQGPDDVTGKALDLIVPIGMGQRGLIIAPPKSGKTTILRHMANSVVVNHPDAKVFILLVDERPEEVTDFQRGLTNAHVLYSSADQQIGQHMRMTRLAMHAAIRCTEIGQDAVVFIDSLTRMTRAFNIDTDSYGKTMSGGLGANAMEFPRKIFGGARKLENGGSLTIIATILVETGSRMDDVIFQEFKGTGNMDLYLSRECAEQRIWPAININKSGTRKEDLLMEPEEYEAMVNIRRSIGPLDEVTAMSQFLSIIEDGL; from the coding sequence ATGGAACCTGTTCAGGGATACCTGGAAATCATGGACAAGGGGTTTGGTTTTCTAAGGAATATTGAAGAAAATTTCAATCCCAAGCCTGAAAATCCCTATGTACCCAACAGCCTGATACGCAAACTCAACCTCAGGGAAGGAAGCTTTATTCAGGGTTATGGAGAAAAAAAGAGTCCACAGAATGTAAACGTTGCGCTCATACGTATTGAGACCATCAACAACCTTCCATTTGACGAGTTCATAAGAACGCCAATGCTCCAGGAGCAGGTCAGCATCAACCCCTTTGAAAGGTACCATCTTGCCCAGGGGCCTGATGACGTAACAGGAAAAGCGTTAGATCTGATTGTTCCGATCGGCATGGGGCAGCGAGGTTTGATCATCGCCCCGCCAAAATCCGGAAAAACAACAATTTTAAGACACATGGCCAATTCGGTGGTTGTCAATCACCCTGATGCCAAGGTCTTTATCCTACTTGTAGATGAACGGCCTGAGGAAGTTACCGATTTCCAAAGAGGACTGACAAACGCCCATGTACTCTATTCTTCTGCTGACCAACAAATCGGCCAGCATATGAGGATGACCCGACTTGCGATGCACGCGGCCATCAGATGCACGGAAATCGGCCAGGATGCCGTAGTTTTCATCGACTCTTTAACCCGGATGACCAGGGCGTTTAATATTGATACCGATTCCTATGGCAAAACCATGAGTGGCGGCCTTGGCGCCAATGCCATGGAGTTTCCCAGAAAAATTTTTGGTGGTGCCCGAAAACTTGAGAACGGCGGTTCCCTTACAATCATCGCTACCATTCTGGTCGAGACCGGCAGCCGTATGGATGATGTTATTTTCCAGGAATTCAAAGGCACCGGCAATATGGATCTTTATCTGTCCAGGGAGTGTGCTGAACAAAGAATCTGGCCGGCCATTAATATCAACAAATCCGGTACCCGGAAAGAAGATCTGCTCATGGAACCTGAAGAATATGAGGCCATGGTAAATATTCGCCGCAGCATTGGGCCGTTAGATGAAGTTACAGCCATGTCGCAATTTTTGTCCATAATCGAAGATGGCTTATAA
- the lon gene encoding endopeptidase La translates to MISISRFFNPEDGHEKEKKTLPLVPLRDIVLFPFVTTSIFVGREKSIKALSEAMVGDKKIFLTTQKDPDVLKPTIQDLFQVGTEARITQLLRLPDGTVKALVEGIGRGCIIKMVDQDSFQVVDYVGVPEKQLTDANTEASIRTVHEAFQHYVALSGVVSKSFFKGLHALEQYPSRYADTIAAQLPFKVQDKQTLLECGDIEERFFLLLKFIQKETEVFSMSQKIKGRVKEQMDKLQKRHYLNEQMRAIRKEMGEDGQGAEFVDLEKRIKAKRMPKEAAGVVRLELEKLKLMSATSSEATVVRNYIDWLLSLPWYRKKRVKNELVKAEQILDRDHYGLQKPKERILEYLAVQILVKKIKGPILCLVGPPGVGKTSLARSVAAATGRSFARISLGGVRDEAEIRGHRRTYVGAMPGKIIQTLKKVGYNNPVLCLDEIDKMTRDFRGDPSSALLEALDPEQNRNFNDHYLEVDYDLSEILFITTANTLHEIPAPLRDRMEVIQIPGYTDYEKYQIATGYLIPKQIQENGLDDGEIYFSKAAVEMIIKQYTKEAGVRNLERELSSVLRKIATEIVRTNTRKKYQVTANTVSKYLGQSKFRNSILEQEDKTGIVTGLAWTQAGGELLTIEAVTMPGRGKVMVTGKLGDVMKESAQAAVSYVRSRSGSLNIREDFYNDTDIHIHVPEGAIPKDGPSAGIAMCTAVVSILTGRPVSRTVAMTGEITLRGRVLPIGGLKEKLLAAHANGIKKVILCEENKKDIIDVPKTIQNQLDIVYVESMSEVLEHALVV, encoded by the coding sequence ATGATCAGTATTTCCCGTTTTTTCAATCCTGAGGATGGACATGAAAAGGAGAAGAAAACGCTTCCTTTGGTGCCGCTGAGGGATATTGTTCTCTTTCCCTTTGTGACAACCTCTATTTTTGTGGGAAGAGAAAAATCCATCAAGGCGCTTTCCGAGGCCATGGTCGGAGATAAGAAAATTTTTCTTACGACCCAGAAAGATCCTGATGTTCTGAAACCCACTATTCAGGATCTTTTTCAGGTGGGAACCGAGGCCCGGATCACCCAGCTGTTACGCCTGCCCGATGGTACGGTAAAGGCATTGGTTGAAGGGATTGGCCGGGGCTGTATCATTAAAATGGTTGATCAGGACAGTTTTCAGGTTGTTGATTATGTTGGCGTTCCTGAAAAACAATTGACCGATGCCAATACTGAGGCCTCCATCCGGACGGTTCATGAAGCGTTCCAGCATTATGTCGCCCTGTCCGGAGTGGTTTCCAAAAGTTTTTTCAAGGGGCTGCATGCCTTGGAACAGTATCCGTCAAGGTATGCCGATACCATTGCCGCCCAACTGCCTTTCAAGGTTCAGGATAAGCAGACGTTGTTGGAGTGCGGTGATATTGAAGAACGTTTCTTTTTGCTCCTAAAGTTTATCCAGAAAGAGACTGAAGTTTTTTCCATGTCCCAAAAGATCAAGGGCAGGGTCAAAGAACAGATGGATAAACTTCAAAAACGCCACTACCTTAACGAGCAGATGCGGGCGATCCGAAAGGAAATGGGTGAGGATGGCCAGGGTGCTGAGTTTGTTGATCTTGAAAAAAGGATCAAGGCCAAGCGCATGCCTAAAGAGGCCGCTGGTGTTGTGCGATTAGAGTTGGAAAAGCTTAAGCTGATGTCTGCAACCTCCTCGGAAGCAACAGTGGTTAGAAATTACATAGACTGGTTGCTCTCCCTGCCCTGGTACCGGAAAAAACGCGTCAAAAATGAACTTGTGAAAGCTGAACAGATTCTGGATCGGGACCATTACGGTTTGCAAAAACCCAAGGAGAGAATCCTTGAGTATCTGGCTGTGCAGATTCTGGTTAAAAAAATAAAAGGCCCGATTCTGTGTCTGGTGGGACCTCCCGGGGTCGGCAAGACATCCCTTGCCCGCTCTGTGGCGGCGGCCACCGGACGTTCCTTTGCCCGGATTTCCCTGGGCGGGGTCCGTGATGAGGCGGAGATTCGAGGGCACCGAAGAACCTATGTAGGTGCTATGCCTGGAAAAATTATCCAGACCTTGAAAAAAGTGGGATATAATAACCCGGTACTCTGCCTGGACGAAATTGATAAAATGACCAGAGATTTTAGAGGTGATCCCTCTTCCGCTCTTCTGGAAGCACTCGATCCTGAACAGAACAGGAATTTCAACGATCATTATCTTGAAGTTGATTACGATCTGTCAGAAATTTTGTTTATCACCACAGCAAACACCCTGCATGAGATCCCAGCTCCCCTGCGTGATCGCATGGAGGTGATCCAGATACCGGGGTATACCGATTATGAAAAATATCAGATTGCCACCGGCTACCTGATTCCCAAGCAGATCCAGGAAAACGGGCTGGATGACGGCGAAATTTATTTTTCAAAAGCTGCTGTTGAAATGATTATCAAGCAGTACACCAAGGAAGCCGGGGTGAGAAATCTTGAGCGTGAGCTTTCTTCTGTGCTTAGAAAAATTGCCACGGAAATCGTGCGGACCAATACACGTAAAAAATATCAGGTTACGGCAAATACGGTTTCAAAATATCTGGGGCAGTCTAAATTTAGAAATTCCATTCTGGAGCAGGAAGATAAAACCGGGATTGTTACCGGGCTGGCCTGGACCCAGGCAGGCGGTGAGCTTTTAACCATTGAGGCTGTAACTATGCCGGGCAGGGGAAAAGTCATGGTTACCGGAAAACTTGGGGATGTTATGAAGGAAAGCGCCCAGGCAGCTGTATCTTATGTGCGTTCAAGGAGTGGCAGTCTTAACATCAGGGAAGATTTTTACAACGATACAGACATCCATATCCATGTGCCCGAAGGCGCTATTCCAAAGGATGGGCCTTCAGCCGGCATTGCCATGTGCACGGCAGTGGTTTCCATTCTCACTGGTCGCCCCGTAAGCCGGACCGTGGCCATGACAGGGGAAATCACCCTTCGCGGACGGGTACTGCCCATTGGCGGCCTAAAGGAAAAGCTTCTGGCTGCCCATGCCAATGGGATTAAAAAGGTTATTCTCTGTGAGGAAAATAAAAAAGACATTATAGACGTTCCCAAAACGATTCAAAACCAGCTTGATATCGTCTATGTGGAAAGTATGTCTGAAGTGCTTGAGCATGCCTTGGTCGTATAG
- the clpX gene encoding ATP-dependent Clp protease ATP-binding subunit ClpX, producing MAKKEDTNDQFFCSFCGKNQKEVKKLIAGPSVYICNECIKLCGEIIEDEEKELTVEPESAKEFMVPKQIKEQLDSYIIEQDRAKKVLSVAVYNHYKRLASHLVKRGDDVEIQKSNILIIGPTGCGKTLLAQTLARFLDVPFAIADATALTEAGYVGEDVENIILSLVQNADYDIEKAQKGIIYIDEIDKISQRGDNPSITRDVSGEGVQQALLKIIEGTVASVPPKGGRKHPQQDYVKVDTSNILFICGGTFNGLEKVVERRLTQKTMGFGAKIADRKDVNIGELLEQVKPEDLIKFGLIPEFLGRLPIITSIGELNERSLVKILTEPKNALVRQYQELFRIEGVNLQFTDEALEAMAKEAVTRKSGARGLRAIMEETMMNIMYEIPSKKDVVECVVGEEVVLNNEDPILLYEQPKKQA from the coding sequence ATGGCCAAAAAAGAGGATACAAACGATCAGTTTTTCTGCTCATTCTGCGGTAAAAACCAAAAGGAAGTAAAAAAGCTGATAGCCGGGCCCAGCGTCTATATATGCAATGAATGTATTAAGCTGTGCGGTGAGATTATTGAAGATGAAGAAAAAGAGCTGACTGTCGAGCCCGAGAGTGCCAAGGAATTCATGGTACCAAAGCAGATCAAGGAGCAGCTTGATTCATATATTATAGAACAGGATCGTGCCAAAAAAGTTTTGTCGGTGGCGGTTTATAACCATTATAAACGTCTGGCTTCACATCTGGTAAAAAGGGGTGATGACGTCGAGATTCAGAAAAGCAATATTCTGATCATAGGTCCTACCGGATGTGGCAAAACCCTTCTTGCTCAGACGCTTGCCCGGTTTCTGGATGTCCCTTTTGCCATTGCCGATGCCACGGCCCTGACCGAAGCCGGCTATGTTGGGGAGGATGTGGAGAATATCATTCTTTCACTGGTCCAGAATGCGGATTACGACATTGAAAAGGCTCAGAAAGGTATCATCTACATTGATGAGATAGATAAAATTTCCCAGCGGGGGGACAACCCTTCAATTACCCGGGATGTCTCCGGAGAAGGGGTCCAGCAGGCCCTGCTCAAAATCATTGAGGGTACTGTTGCTTCGGTGCCTCCCAAGGGGGGAAGAAAACATCCCCAGCAAGATTATGTAAAGGTGGATACCTCAAATATCCTGTTTATCTGTGGTGGGACCTTTAATGGTCTTGAGAAAGTGGTTGAGCGCCGTTTGACTCAGAAGACCATGGGATTTGGTGCCAAAATCGCAGATAGAAAGGATGTGAATATCGGAGAGTTGCTGGAGCAGGTAAAGCCCGAAGATTTGATTAAATTCGGTCTGATCCCCGAATTTTTAGGACGCCTACCTATTATAACGTCCATAGGTGAACTCAATGAAAGGTCTTTGGTCAAGATTCTGACGGAGCCAAAGAATGCACTGGTTCGGCAATATCAGGAGCTTTTTCGCATTGAAGGGGTAAATCTGCAGTTTACGGATGAGGCCCTTGAAGCCATGGCCAAGGAAGCCGTTACCAGAAAATCCGGGGCCAGAGGGCTGCGTGCCATTATGGAGGAAACCATGATGAACATCATGTATGAAATTCCTTCCAAAAAAGATGTGGTTGAATGTGTGGTGGGCGAAGAAGTGGTGTTAAACAACGAGGATCCCATCTTGCTGTATGAACAGCCCAAAAAGCAGGCTTAG
- the clpP gene encoding ATP-dependent Clp endopeptidase proteolytic subunit ClpP: MPLIPMVVEQSNRGERAYDIYSRLLKDRIIFLGSAIDDEVANLIVAQMLFLESEDPDKDINFYINSPGGVVTAGMAIYDTIQYIKPDVATVCIGQAASMGALLLTAGTAGKRFALPNARIMIHQPMGGAQGQATDIKIQATEILRMKDVLNEILSKHTGQNIERVAADTERDFFMSGQQALEYGIVDRVVSDRSQLEETSEEEASKES, encoded by the coding sequence GTGCCTCTTATTCCAATGGTTGTTGAGCAGAGCAACAGGGGAGAACGTGCTTATGATATCTATTCACGGCTTTTAAAAGACAGGATTATTTTTTTAGGATCTGCCATCGACGATGAAGTTGCCAACCTCATTGTTGCACAGATGCTGTTTCTTGAATCCGAAGATCCTGATAAAGATATCAATTTTTATATCAATTCCCCCGGCGGCGTTGTTACAGCAGGCATGGCTATATACGACACCATCCAGTACATCAAGCCGGATGTGGCAACTGTGTGTATTGGCCAGGCAGCCAGTATGGGGGCGCTGCTTCTTACTGCCGGAACAGCCGGCAAGCGTTTTGCCCTGCCCAATGCCAGGATTATGATTCATCAGCCAATGGGGGGGGCACAGGGCCAGGCCACTGACATCAAGATTCAAGCCACCGAAATTTTAAGAATGAAAGATGTGTTGAACGAAATTTTATCAAAGCATACGGGACAGAATATTGAAAGGGTTGCGGCTGATACGGAGCGTGATTTTTTCATGTCCGGGCAGCAAGCTTTGGAATACGGCATTGTTGACCGTGTGGTCAGTGACAGAAGCCAATTGGAAGAGACCTCTGAGGAGGAAGCGTCAAAGGAGTCATAA